CCTACTTTTTGACGGATGTTGGGTTGAGAGTGGTTGAGCAACTCAGGTTGAGAGCATTCAATCGCTTGCAGTATTTGTCTCTGGCTTTCCATAAGAAGCATCGCGAAGGGGATCTGCTAAGCAGGGTCATGGCGGATACCGCAGCCATGCAGAAGGCTGTGGTTCGTGTGATGGCTGATCTCGTGATTCAGCCAGCTACGCTGATTGGTGCGGTCTGGTATCTTGTTATGGCAGCTCTCAGCAACCAGGGAGCGATGTTCATGCTGCTGGCCTTGAGTTCTCTGCCTTTATTAGTGCTTCCTCTGCGTGCGATCGGTAGTCAGATCGTCAAGAGATCTCGCAAGACGCAGAAGCAATCAGGCGGCTTGTCTGCGGTGCTCAGTGAAAATTTGTCCAGTCAGCAAGAAATTCGTGCCTATAATCTACAAGCCAGTCAATCTGAGCAGTTCGAGCAAAACACTGACAAGCTTATCAAGCTCCAGTTGAAGACGGTGAAGTACAACCGCCTCATGGGGCCGATGGTGGAGATCGTCTCTGCTGTGGCAATCAGTTTTGCGATCTATCTCGGAGCTCAGGAGGGAATGACCCTAAAGGTCTTCTTGCCTATGGTGATGGCTCTGTACCTTTGCTATGATCCGATCAAGAAACTTGGTGTTATCCACGGTCAGCTAAAGCAAGCTGAAGCCTCGTTAGAGAGAATTGAGGAAATTACCGAGAGTTCTGAGGAATTGATCGATCCCGCCAGTCCGAAGCACTTTGGAGATGTGCGAGGTCTGGTGGAGTTCAAGGATGTACGTTTTGGATATGGGGATGAGCCGGTACTCAACCATATCAGTGTCAAGGTGGAGCCAGGTGAGGCGGTTGCCTTGGTCGGGCCAAGTGGAGCGGGTAAATCCACTTTCA
The sequence above is drawn from the Rubritalea squalenifaciens DSM 18772 genome and encodes:
- a CDS encoding ABC transporter ATP-binding protein — translated: MKWKFIGAVLAGVVAGVVSSFGLPFMSEAVFPLIFVDESGATQPPPEWLKEAVMYVTGGELTQQMILVAACLMLPLVFLVRGVMMFLNTYFLTDVGLRVVEQLRLRAFNRLQYLSLAFHKKHREGDLLSRVMADTAAMQKAVVRVMADLVIQPATLIGAVWYLVMAALSNQGAMFMLLALSSLPLLVLPLRAIGSQIVKRSRKTQKQSGGLSAVLSENLSSQQEIRAYNLQASQSEQFEQNTDKLIKLQLKTVKYNRLMGPMVEIVSAVAISFAIYLGAQEGMTLKVFLPMVMALYLCYDPIKKLGVIHGQLKQAEASLERIEEITESSEELIDPASPKHFGDVRGLVEFKDVRFGYGDEPVLNHISVKVEPGEAVALVGPSGAGKSTFISLIARFYDVNEGSLTVEGLDVREVLKHDLRSNIALVSQHPLLFRGSIADNIAVGKPGANRDEIEKAAKLAQAHEFIMSMPDGYDTLLGERGEGLSGGQRQRVAIARAFLKDALILILDEATSALDTESEAQIQKSLVELSKGRTTFMIAHRFSSIRHASRILVFHKGAEGGEIIADGTHAELFQSCDLYRDLYEKQLS